A portion of the Microbacterium hominis genome contains these proteins:
- a CDS encoding ABC transporter substrate-binding protein: MNTRSHRRSVAAIGIALAAVMPLAACAGGGSSSSGDGSGDGTDPEAFTVMTANENPVLEEQLTALAEGACEAENEALPLEHQKVAQADTVQKVTLLASQGALPTHTIAGTALIRPDGDLNAAGLVGDLKAALEGSGAWENVLPAAASTVEQVYGGMYSMPYQYNIEGIWYNKQILADNGVEEPQTWDEFVDASQTLLDAGVVPMTEAGANGWPLTRLMGMYIFRNVGPEAMAAVRDGDSELTSADYVAGAQALADYAAAGYFGEGFSTRDGDTSSNMFLTGKAAMTYDGSWFLSAINDPERNQIGEDNIGFMPFPAVDGGAGSIDQYAANAGAPMIINAEQFGPKVVDWISCIAENYGQQALQSAGVISGFEVNGEVTDIPTNTAAIQERIAGIDETVLWFEALMDSQSNSLASTNVTLLTTGQMSPEDYMTELQASIDGNR; encoded by the coding sequence ATGAACACCCGCAGCCACCGCCGCTCCGTCGCGGCGATCGGTATTGCCCTCGCCGCAGTGATGCCCCTCGCCGCCTGCGCCGGGGGCGGCTCGAGCTCGTCCGGCGACGGCTCGGGCGACGGCACCGATCCCGAGGCCTTCACCGTCATGACCGCCAACGAGAACCCGGTTCTCGAAGAGCAGCTGACCGCACTCGCCGAGGGCGCGTGCGAGGCCGAGAACGAGGCGCTGCCTCTGGAGCACCAGAAGGTCGCCCAGGCCGACACCGTGCAGAAGGTGACGCTCCTGGCCTCCCAGGGCGCGCTCCCCACGCACACGATCGCCGGCACCGCCCTCATCCGCCCGGACGGCGACCTCAACGCCGCCGGCCTCGTCGGCGACCTGAAGGCCGCGCTGGAGGGCTCGGGCGCCTGGGAGAACGTGCTGCCCGCCGCGGCATCCACCGTCGAGCAGGTCTACGGCGGCATGTACTCGATGCCGTACCAGTACAACATCGAGGGGATCTGGTACAACAAGCAGATCCTCGCCGACAACGGCGTCGAGGAGCCCCAGACCTGGGATGAGTTCGTCGACGCCTCGCAGACGCTCCTCGATGCCGGAGTCGTCCCGATGACCGAGGCCGGTGCCAACGGCTGGCCGCTCACGCGTCTCATGGGCATGTACATCTTCCGCAACGTCGGACCCGAGGCGATGGCAGCCGTCCGCGACGGCGACTCCGAGCTCACCTCGGCCGACTACGTCGCCGGCGCCCAGGCGCTCGCCGACTACGCGGCCGCCGGCTACTTCGGCGAGGGCTTCTCCACGCGCGACGGAGACACCTCGTCGAACATGTTCCTCACGGGCAAGGCCGCGATGACCTACGACGGATCGTGGTTCCTCAGCGCGATCAACGACCCCGAGCGCAACCAGATCGGCGAGGACAACATCGGCTTCATGCCGTTCCCCGCTGTCGACGGCGGCGCCGGATCGATCGACCAGTACGCCGCGAACGCCGGCGCCCCGATGATCATCAACGCCGAGCAGTTCGGTCCCAAGGTGGTCGACTGGATCAGCTGCATCGCCGAGAACTACGGGCAGCAGGCGCTGCAGTCCGCGGGCGTGATCTCGGGCTTCGAGGTGAACGGCGAGGTCACCGACATCCCGACTAACACCGCCGCCATCCAGGAGCGCATCGCGGGCATCGACGAGACCGTGCTGTGGTTCGAGGCCCTCATGGACTCGCAGAGCAACTCGCTCGCGTCGACCAATGTGACCCTGCTGACGACCGGGCAGATGTCCCCCGAGGACTACATGACCGAGCTCCAGGCGAGCATCGACGGCAACCGCTGA
- a CDS encoding glycoside hydrolase family 127 protein, producing MPATTAHRASLRPLDATHARWARGFWGEVHDRTRDVTIPSIYDSLADPAVSPGLRNFRLAAGLEQGEHIGPPFMDGDFYKWFEAAVARLETDPDPELAAQLEELAQLIASVQREDGYLHTPTFISERNSEAAVALADRFNFETYNLGHLITAGVRHHQVTGSLTLLDAAKGAARFLWTLATEKPLELARSAICPSHYMAVIELYRATGDEQYLRLAEAFVKVRDDFQGGDDNQDRVPVREQTVVAGHAVRANYLYAGLADLVSETGDAELQAVLEKLWADVVDTKLYLTGGCGALYDGASPDGYPWQREISRVHQAYGRAYQLPNTTAHAESCANIGMIFWGERMLSLTRDPRYADTIEQIAYNSLLASISLDGSEYFYTNALRQVRDLPYPLRRPGDTGQPVVPPPPPSDERLRQRYLTCFCCPPNIARTLARFHERAASIGDDGLYVHQYGGSELSFTTDDGRALALAEESDYPWDGRIVFTVIEAHGGGFPVHLRVPAWTRDAALAVNGERLPAPASGAYVAIEREWAVGDVVELTLPMPIRVLRAHRLAEEVTNQVAIQRGPVVYALESADLPAGVTLEQVAFRRGTELATIEAEVAGHRVIALEGDFVRIPDADEDALYDDIGEADIDTVRGRLVPYFAWGNRGAGEMSVWLPVVW from the coding sequence ATGCCCGCCACGACAGCGCATCGGGCCTCACTCCGCCCGCTCGACGCCACGCACGCGCGCTGGGCGCGAGGCTTCTGGGGAGAGGTGCACGATCGCACGCGAGACGTGACCATCCCCTCGATCTACGACTCGCTCGCCGACCCCGCAGTCAGCCCGGGCCTGCGGAACTTCCGTCTGGCGGCCGGGCTCGAACAGGGCGAGCACATCGGGCCGCCGTTCATGGACGGCGACTTCTACAAGTGGTTCGAGGCGGCCGTCGCGCGCCTCGAGACCGATCCCGATCCCGAACTCGCCGCGCAGCTCGAAGAACTGGCGCAGCTGATCGCGTCGGTGCAGCGCGAAGACGGCTATCTCCACACGCCCACCTTCATCTCGGAGCGCAACAGCGAAGCCGCTGTGGCCCTGGCCGACCGGTTCAACTTCGAGACCTACAACCTCGGGCACCTGATCACGGCCGGGGTGCGCCACCACCAGGTGACCGGTTCCCTCACGCTCCTGGATGCCGCGAAGGGCGCTGCCCGCTTCCTGTGGACCCTGGCGACGGAGAAGCCGCTCGAGCTCGCCCGCAGCGCCATCTGCCCGTCCCACTACATGGCGGTCATCGAGCTGTACCGCGCCACCGGCGACGAGCAGTACCTGCGCCTCGCCGAGGCGTTCGTGAAGGTGCGCGACGACTTCCAGGGCGGCGACGACAACCAGGATCGCGTGCCCGTGCGGGAGCAGACGGTCGTCGCCGGCCACGCCGTGCGCGCGAACTACCTCTACGCGGGCCTCGCCGATCTCGTGTCCGAGACGGGGGACGCCGAGCTGCAGGCGGTGCTCGAGAAGCTGTGGGCGGACGTCGTCGACACCAAGCTCTACCTGACCGGCGGCTGCGGCGCGCTCTACGACGGCGCCTCGCCCGACGGGTATCCGTGGCAGCGCGAGATCAGCCGGGTGCACCAGGCGTACGGCCGCGCCTACCAGCTGCCGAACACCACCGCCCACGCGGAGTCGTGCGCGAACATCGGAATGATCTTCTGGGGCGAGCGGATGCTCTCGCTCACCCGCGACCCCCGCTACGCCGACACGATCGAGCAGATCGCCTACAACAGCCTTCTCGCCAGCATCAGCCTCGACGGTTCCGAGTACTTCTACACGAACGCGCTCCGGCAGGTGCGGGATCTCCCCTACCCGCTCCGCCGACCCGGAGACACCGGCCAGCCGGTCGTTCCGCCTCCGCCGCCGTCCGACGAGCGACTGCGTCAGCGCTACCTCACCTGCTTCTGCTGCCCACCGAACATCGCCCGCACGCTCGCGCGGTTCCACGAGCGCGCCGCCTCCATCGGCGACGACGGACTCTACGTCCACCAGTACGGCGGCAGCGAGCTGAGCTTCACCACGGACGACGGCCGCGCACTCGCGCTGGCCGAGGAGAGCGACTACCCGTGGGACGGCCGCATCGTCTTCACGGTGATCGAGGCGCACGGCGGCGGCTTCCCGGTGCACCTGCGCGTGCCGGCCTGGACTCGGGATGCCGCGCTCGCGGTGAACGGCGAGCGGCTGCCGGCACCGGCATCCGGCGCCTACGTCGCGATCGAGCGCGAATGGGCCGTCGGCGATGTCGTCGAGCTCACGCTGCCGATGCCGATCCGCGTTCTGCGCGCCCACCGGCTCGCCGAGGAGGTCACGAACCAGGTCGCGATCCAGCGCGGTCCCGTCGTGTACGCGCTGGAATCGGCCGACCTGCCCGCGGGCGTCACGCTCGAGCAGGTGGCGTTCCGCCGCGGCACCGAACTCGCCACCATCGAAGCGGAAGTCGCCGGTCACCGCGTGATCGCGCTCGAGGGCGACTTCGTGCGTATCCCGGATGCCGACGAGGACGCGCTGTACGACGACATCGGGGAAGCCGACATCGACACGGTCCGCGGCCGCCTCGTGCCGTACTTCGCGTGGGGGAACCGCGGTGCCGGTGAGATGTCGGTGTGGCTCCCGGTGGTGTGGTGA
- a CDS encoding RuBisCO large subunit C-terminal-like domain-containing protein: MSSQHVVATYIIETSLPLARAAEVLAGEQSTGTFVRVERESDDVRARFAAQVASLEELPLTDAGPLPGTIGDPALRRRARLKLRFPLDNFGPSIPNLLAAVAGNLFELKELAAIRLIDLDLPPAFADRYAGPGFGVEGTRRLISRPTGAMIGTIVKPSIGLRPDELAEVVGELAAAGIDFIKDDELQGNGPSAPLYERVRAVMPVLERHADRTGVKPMYAFNITDDIGRLEANHDLVVAAGGTCVMACINMVGLAGLEFLRGHAEVPIHGHRAMLGAIARSEQVGIAFRAWQKLARLAGADHLHTNGISNKFYESDAQVLDSIAAVREPLLGLTSTVPVLSSGQWGGLAHATYDAVRTTDLLVLAGGGIHGHPDGAAAGVASMRAAWASAESGESPGAALAASEPLRRATELFGPVRV; this comes from the coding sequence ATGAGCAGCCAGCACGTCGTCGCGACGTACATCATCGAGACCTCCCTCCCCCTCGCCCGCGCGGCCGAGGTGCTCGCGGGAGAACAGTCCACCGGCACATTCGTCCGAGTCGAGCGAGAGTCCGACGACGTGCGCGCACGCTTCGCGGCTCAGGTAGCGAGCCTGGAGGAACTCCCACTGACCGACGCCGGGCCGCTGCCCGGAACGATCGGCGACCCCGCGCTGCGCCGACGGGCGCGGCTGAAGCTGCGCTTCCCGCTCGACAACTTCGGCCCCAGCATCCCGAATCTCCTCGCGGCCGTCGCCGGCAACCTGTTCGAGCTCAAGGAACTCGCCGCGATCCGCCTCATCGACCTCGATCTGCCGCCCGCGTTCGCCGATCGCTACGCGGGGCCGGGGTTCGGGGTCGAGGGCACGCGGCGTCTGATCTCGCGACCGACCGGGGCGATGATCGGCACGATCGTGAAGCCGTCGATCGGGCTGCGGCCCGATGAGCTCGCCGAGGTGGTGGGCGAACTGGCCGCCGCCGGCATCGACTTCATCAAGGACGACGAGCTCCAGGGGAACGGACCGAGCGCGCCGCTGTACGAGCGGGTGCGCGCGGTCATGCCCGTGCTCGAGCGCCACGCCGATCGCACCGGTGTCAAGCCCATGTACGCGTTCAACATCACCGACGACATCGGCCGGCTCGAGGCCAACCACGACCTCGTGGTGGCAGCCGGCGGCACGTGCGTCATGGCGTGCATCAACATGGTGGGGCTCGCAGGACTGGAATTCCTGCGCGGCCACGCGGAGGTGCCGATCCACGGCCACCGCGCGATGCTCGGCGCGATCGCCCGCTCCGAGCAGGTCGGGATCGCCTTCCGCGCCTGGCAGAAGCTCGCCCGGCTCGCCGGGGCCGATCATCTGCACACGAACGGCATCAGCAACAAGTTCTACGAGTCCGACGCTCAGGTGCTCGACTCCATCGCGGCGGTGCGCGAGCCGCTGCTCGGCCTCACCTCGACCGTCCCGGTGCTCTCCAGCGGCCAGTGGGGCGGCCTGGCGCACGCCACCTACGACGCCGTGCGCACGACCGACCTCCTCGTGCTGGCGGGGGGCGGCATCCACGGGCATCCCGACGGCGCGGCCGCGGGAGTCGCGAGCATGCGTGCCGCGTGGGCGTCGGCCGAGAGCGGGGAATCGCCGGGAGCGGCGCTGGCCGCCTCGGAGCCTCTGCGGCGCGCGACAGAGCTGTTCGGTCCCGTCCGTGTCTGA
- a CDS encoding four-carbon acid sugar kinase family protein translates to MSELRAAFYGDDFTGSVDALLQFARRGWSGRLFVGLPDAAVLTAAASAVDVVGIAGIARSLAPAEMDAEVRPVFEVFACLAPDLVQYKACSTADSAPDVGSLGRVIELARERFGERAVPMLFAQPDFGRHTVFGQHFAAEQGVIHRLDRQPTMSNHPSTPMTEADLAVHIGRQTSLPIGSIPLTSYGDLPGRLAAAGEAALVLDALTDDDLVTVGAALGALAPPVFAIGSGGLSHGVAAAAPGGEGPIPMATGETGPVLVVSGSRSAQTRRQADAAAAAGWLVRPLVLGEEGTDAAAAVVASALRSGRSVVLTSDDVDASAHGRAPLEAIAEAAAGVVRRAVQAGVGRRVIVCGGDTSSRVTRLLGVGSLSIAANPEGNIVLLRAHADDPVIDGLELLLKGGQVGRDALFTDVEALGR, encoded by the coding sequence GTGTCTGAGCTGCGCGCCGCGTTCTACGGCGACGACTTCACCGGGAGCGTCGACGCCCTCCTGCAGTTCGCGCGGCGCGGCTGGTCGGGACGCCTGTTCGTCGGACTTCCGGATGCCGCGGTGCTGACCGCCGCGGCATCCGCGGTCGACGTGGTGGGCATCGCCGGAATCGCACGGTCCCTGGCACCGGCGGAGATGGACGCGGAGGTTCGCCCCGTCTTCGAGGTGTTCGCCTGCCTGGCACCCGACCTCGTGCAGTACAAGGCCTGCTCGACCGCCGACTCCGCACCCGACGTGGGAAGCCTCGGCCGCGTCATCGAGCTCGCCCGCGAACGATTCGGAGAGCGCGCCGTGCCGATGCTGTTCGCCCAGCCCGACTTCGGCCGCCACACCGTGTTCGGCCAGCATTTCGCGGCCGAGCAGGGTGTGATCCATCGCCTCGACCGGCAGCCGACGATGTCGAACCATCCGTCGACGCCGATGACCGAGGCCGATCTCGCGGTGCACATCGGGCGCCAGACCTCCCTGCCGATCGGCTCGATCCCGCTCACCTCGTACGGCGACCTGCCCGGCCGCCTCGCCGCCGCCGGCGAGGCGGCGCTGGTGCTCGACGCCCTCACCGATGACGACCTCGTCACGGTCGGAGCCGCGCTGGGCGCACTCGCCCCGCCGGTGTTCGCGATCGGGTCCGGCGGGCTCTCCCACGGGGTCGCCGCCGCCGCACCGGGCGGCGAGGGCCCCATCCCCATGGCCACGGGCGAGACCGGCCCGGTACTGGTCGTCTCGGGCAGCCGATCCGCGCAGACCCGCCGGCAGGCAGACGCCGCGGCCGCCGCGGGCTGGCTGGTCCGGCCTCTCGTGCTGGGCGAGGAGGGGACCGACGCGGCCGCCGCTGTCGTCGCGTCTGCGCTCCGATCGGGCCGGAGCGTCGTGCTCACCTCCGACGACGTCGACGCGAGCGCGCACGGCCGTGCGCCGCTGGAGGCGATCGCCGAGGCCGCCGCCGGTGTGGTCCGGCGGGCCGTCCAGGCGGGCGTCGGGCGCCGCGTCATCGTCTGCGGCGGAGACACCTCGAGCCGCGTGACGCGCCTCCTCGGTGTCGGATCGCTCTCGATCGCCGCGAACCCGGAGGGCAACATCGTGCTGCTGCGAGCGCACGCCGATGACCCGGTGATCGATGGCCTCGAGCTGCTCCTCAAGGGAGGGCAGGTCGGGCGCGACGCGCTCTTCACGGACGTCGAAGCGCTCGGTCGCTGA
- a CDS encoding glycoside hydrolase family 2 TIM barrel-domain containing protein — protein MSRSTHTPAAGPGERYWESTRPGRGRRAARADAVGDARRLDLGGTWRFRLAPTARGTGDAFVEDDFDDSGWDAMPVPSHWVLEEFTPLAGGPARSLRGTAEGPLYTNTAYPIPLDPPRVPEENPTGDYRLVFDLPADWGAAVLRFHGVDSCAKVWLNGVELGWSAGSRLPFEFDAPVRPGRNVLAVRVHRWSAGTYLEDQDMWWLPGIFREVELIERPEHAIDDHFVHADYDPATGRGTLRVDASIPATVDIPELGIRMAAGETASILVEPWSADIPRLYHGTLTSAGEVVELAVGFRRVEIVDGVFRVNGRPVTFRGVNRHEHHPDTGRTLDRDTMIQDIVMMKRANIDAVRTSHYPPHPEFVRLCDEYGLWVVLEVDLETHGFIYAGWEGNPPARPEWRDAIMDRLVRTVERDKNRPSVVVWSLANESMTGEAFSHMRRWLQERDPSRPALYERDPRYRDSDFYSLMYPSLDLLDQIGRREEPRGGRVSMHGMVFGEPGDDAPSAADAITDADDERRRGLPFLLVEYAHAMGNGPGSLQDYWSIIRRYDRLCGAFVWEWIDHGFHVTDADGVRTLMHGDDVDYEPRGGRFGLHGLVFSDRTPTPGLVELAKAHEPVAITIGDRVWIANERHSADTSDLAFHWRIEDDGVVLASGPLSVPVVPAGSTVEVAPPEAFAAASGPLVVRTVEAALAAEASWAPAGHVVAWGQSAPAPVMMSPPVPRGAARAPAGEVSVGDARFDGATGRLRAFGGIEVDGPWLDLHRAPTENDRGQGALNNVAAVWGATGMNRMLHRTDRVAHGDGWLRAEGRTAPTTHPHGVEWSMTWVAGHDALELVVEVDFIGPWEDTPYMDRDIWVPRLGLLFALPGNLDRVEWFGRGPGETYVDSYAGSRLGRFRSSVDDLQVPYPVPQENGNHVQTRWLRIGSAAQALRVDGDFAFTARRWTSLDLERADKPAQLRDSGLVWLNIDHRQQGLGSASVGPALPERYRIPRERTRWGVRLSLG, from the coding sequence ATGTCCCGCTCCACCCACACCCCGGCAGCCGGTCCGGGTGAGCGGTACTGGGAGAGCACACGCCCCGGGCGAGGCCGCCGCGCCGCACGGGCCGACGCGGTCGGCGACGCCCGGCGACTGGATCTCGGCGGCACCTGGCGGTTCCGCCTCGCGCCGACGGCCCGAGGGACCGGCGACGCGTTCGTCGAAGACGACTTCGACGATTCCGGGTGGGATGCCATGCCGGTTCCGTCCCACTGGGTGCTCGAGGAGTTCACGCCGCTCGCCGGGGGACCGGCCCGGTCCCTGCGCGGCACCGCCGAGGGGCCGCTGTACACGAACACCGCCTACCCGATCCCGCTCGATCCGCCGCGCGTGCCGGAGGAGAATCCCACCGGCGACTATCGCCTCGTGTTCGACCTCCCCGCCGACTGGGGCGCCGCGGTGCTGCGCTTCCACGGCGTCGACTCGTGCGCCAAGGTCTGGCTCAACGGCGTCGAGCTCGGCTGGTCTGCCGGCAGTCGCCTCCCGTTCGAGTTCGACGCCCCCGTGCGGCCCGGTCGCAATGTGCTGGCGGTCCGAGTGCACCGGTGGTCCGCCGGGACATACCTCGAGGATCAGGACATGTGGTGGCTGCCCGGCATCTTCCGCGAGGTCGAGCTGATCGAACGGCCGGAGCATGCGATCGACGACCACTTCGTGCATGCCGACTACGATCCGGCGACGGGCCGGGGCACCCTCCGCGTCGATGCGTCCATACCGGCCACGGTCGACATCCCGGAGCTCGGTATCCGCATGGCGGCGGGGGAGACGGCGTCGATCCTCGTCGAGCCGTGGAGTGCGGACATCCCGCGTCTTTACCACGGAACGCTGACGTCCGCGGGTGAGGTCGTCGAGCTCGCGGTCGGCTTCCGTCGCGTCGAGATCGTCGACGGGGTCTTCCGCGTCAACGGCCGGCCGGTCACATTCCGCGGGGTGAATCGGCACGAGCACCATCCCGATACGGGGCGGACGCTCGACCGGGACACGATGATCCAGGACATCGTGATGATGAAGCGCGCGAACATCGACGCGGTGCGCACCAGCCACTATCCGCCGCACCCGGAGTTCGTGCGGCTGTGCGACGAGTACGGACTGTGGGTCGTGCTCGAGGTCGACCTCGAGACGCACGGCTTCATCTATGCGGGGTGGGAGGGCAACCCGCCCGCCCGGCCGGAGTGGCGCGACGCGATCATGGACCGACTCGTGCGCACGGTCGAGCGCGACAAGAACCGCCCGAGCGTGGTGGTGTGGTCGCTCGCGAACGAGAGCATGACCGGTGAGGCCTTCTCGCACATGCGGCGGTGGCTCCAGGAGCGCGACCCGTCGCGCCCCGCGCTCTACGAGCGCGATCCGCGGTATCGGGACTCCGACTTCTACTCGCTCATGTATCCCTCGCTCGACCTGCTCGACCAGATCGGCCGTCGCGAGGAGCCGCGCGGAGGCCGGGTCAGCATGCACGGCATGGTGTTCGGCGAGCCGGGAGACGACGCACCGTCCGCCGCGGACGCGATCACCGATGCCGACGATGAGCGGCGCAGAGGGCTGCCCTTCCTGCTCGTCGAATACGCACACGCGATGGGCAACGGCCCCGGCTCGCTCCAGGACTACTGGAGCATCATCCGCCGGTACGACCGGCTCTGCGGTGCGTTCGTCTGGGAGTGGATCGATCACGGCTTCCACGTCACCGACGCGGACGGCGTGCGTACCCTCATGCACGGCGACGACGTCGACTACGAGCCCCGGGGCGGGCGGTTCGGACTCCATGGACTCGTGTTCAGCGATCGCACGCCGACGCCGGGCCTCGTGGAGCTCGCCAAGGCTCACGAGCCGGTCGCGATCACGATCGGAGACCGAGTGTGGATCGCGAATGAACGGCACAGTGCGGACACCTCCGACCTCGCCTTCCACTGGCGCATCGAGGACGACGGTGTCGTGCTCGCCTCGGGACCGCTGAGCGTCCCGGTCGTGCCCGCCGGCTCGACGGTCGAGGTCGCACCGCCGGAGGCGTTCGCCGCGGCATCCGGCCCGCTCGTCGTGCGGACCGTGGAGGCGGCGCTCGCCGCGGAGGCCTCATGGGCGCCGGCGGGCCACGTCGTGGCGTGGGGGCAGTCGGCGCCGGCGCCGGTCATGATGTCCCCGCCGGTCCCGCGCGGCGCGGCGCGCGCGCCGGCAGGCGAGGTGTCCGTCGGCGATGCCCGCTTCGACGGCGCGACGGGGCGCCTGCGAGCGTTCGGAGGGATCGAGGTCGACGGCCCCTGGCTGGACCTGCATCGCGCGCCGACGGAGAACGACCGGGGTCAGGGAGCGCTCAACAACGTGGCCGCGGTGTGGGGTGCGACCGGCATGAACCGGATGCTTCACCGCACCGACCGGGTCGCCCACGGCGACGGCTGGCTGCGCGCGGAGGGGCGGACCGCCCCGACGACGCATCCGCACGGCGTCGAGTGGTCGATGACCTGGGTTGCGGGCCACGACGCGCTCGAACTCGTGGTCGAGGTTGACTTCATAGGTCCGTGGGAGGACACCCCGTACATGGATCGCGATATCTGGGTGCCCCGGCTGGGCCTCCTCTTCGCGCTCCCGGGGAACCTCGATCGGGTCGAGTGGTTCGGTCGAGGCCCGGGCGAGACCTACGTGGATTCCTACGCGGGATCCCGGCTCGGCCGGTTCCGGTCGTCCGTCGACGACCTCCAGGTTCCCTACCCGGTGCCGCAGGAGAACGGGAACCACGTCCAGACGCGCTGGCTGCGCATCGGCTCGGCCGCCCAGGCGCTGCGGGTGGACGGCGACTTCGCGTTCACCGCGAGACGCTGGACGTCGCTGGACCTGGAGCGCGCGGACAAGCCGGCGCAGCTGCGTGACTCCGGTCTCGTGTGGCTCAACATCGACCATCGTCAGCAGGGTCTGGGCTCGGCTTCGGTCGGCCCGGCGCTCCCGGAGCGCTACCGGATCCCCCGGGAGCGCACCCGGTGGGGAGTGCGGCTCTCTCTTGGCTGA